In one window of Mytilus galloprovincialis chromosome 6, xbMytGall1.hap1.1, whole genome shotgun sequence DNA:
- the LOC143079841 gene encoding uncharacterized protein LOC143079841 isoform X1, with amino-acid sequence MADSVVCRDKRGRFSKTLQETSEPEVAENIEIDHNYGVGHLCIAGATGCAVCFPGIDKLLGSTKINTSTSWHSGRRLVEWGTLLDHLKFCSRCYNGPLILSHETIKGEMKCGLGGYLYIQCTSCQELNRVPYGSTHKENPSSKGMPSFCVNTKLGAAMIDALGGPQRVNNVLSTLNLPPISHKNLKVMERRAGEMIEGFANLSMDQRCREAFEAEKSNAAEDENGTENMLETNTDSHTDMTDTNTDSHTDMTDTNSNNRNESVPAVNFSGMTVCADHGWQKRGFDSLTGNVYF; translated from the exons ATGGCCGACTCGGTCGTCTGTCGCGACAAACGGGGGAGGTTTTCAAAGACACTACAAGAAACAAGTGAACCTGAAGTTgcagaaaacattgaaattgatCACAATTATGGTGTGGGACACTTATGTATAGCCGGAGCAACAGGCTGTGCCGTTTGCTTCCCCGGCATTGACAAACTTCTGGGGAGTACAAAGATAAATACCAGTACCTCCTGGCATTCGGGGAGAAGATTAGTGGAATGGGGAACACTGCTGGACCATCTTAAATTTTGTTCGAGGTGTTATAACGGCCCTCTTATATTAAGCCACGAGACTATAAAAGGAGAGATGAAGTGTGGACTGGGTGGCTATCTTTATATCCAGTGCACATCGTGCCAGGAATTGAACAGGGTTCCATATGGATCAACGCACAAAGAAAACCCAAGTTCCAAGGGCATGCCAAGTTTCTGTGTGAATACTAAGCTTGGGGCAG cAATGATTGATGCCTTAGGTGGTCCTCAGAGGGTAAACAATGTACTGTCCACTTTGAACCTGCCACCTATTTCACATAAGAATTTAAAAGTTATGGAAAGGAGAGCAGGggaaatgatagaaggttttgcCAATTTAAGTATGGATCAAAGATGCAGAGAGGCATTTGAAGCTGAAAAGAG CAATGCTGCAGAGGATGAAAATGGAACTGAGAATATGCTGGAGACTAATACTGATAGTCATACTGACATGACAGATACTAATACTGATAGTCATACTGACATGACAGATACTAATTCAAATAATAG AAATGAATCTGTGCCAGCTGTTAATTTTTCTGGAATGACTGTTTGTGCTGACCATGGATGGCAGAAAAGGGGATTTGATAGTTTAACTGgtaatgtatatttttaa
- the LOC143079841 gene encoding uncharacterized protein LOC143079841 isoform X2 — translation MIDALGGPQRVNNVLSTLNLPPISHKNLKVMERRAGEMIEGFANLSMDQRCREAFEAEKSNAAEDENGTENMLETNTDSHTDMTDTNTDSHTDMTDTNSNNRNESVPAVNFSGMTVCADHGWQKRGFDSLTGNVYF, via the exons ATGATTGATGCCTTAGGTGGTCCTCAGAGGGTAAACAATGTACTGTCCACTTTGAACCTGCCACCTATTTCACATAAGAATTTAAAAGTTATGGAAAGGAGAGCAGGggaaatgatagaaggttttgcCAATTTAAGTATGGATCAAAGATGCAGAGAGGCATTTGAAGCTGAAAAGAG CAATGCTGCAGAGGATGAAAATGGAACTGAGAATATGCTGGAGACTAATACTGATAGTCATACTGACATGACAGATACTAATACTGATAGTCATACTGACATGACAGATACTAATTCAAATAATAG AAATGAATCTGTGCCAGCTGTTAATTTTTCTGGAATGACTGTTTGTGCTGACCATGGATGGCAGAAAAGGGGATTTGATAGTTTAACTGgtaatgtatatttttaa